TCTCCGTGATTCGGACCCGTGTGAGCCTGATGCAACAGGAGCAGAACCTGGTTTTAGAAGATCAAAATTTAAAATTACTCTCCAATGTGGATAAAACAACTAAAAGCCAAGCGGTTCTACAACAGACGGTGGAAGGTCTTTCCGTCATCGTGATTGCTTACTATCTTTCCGGATTGGCCAACCATGTGTTTAAGGCCATGGAAGGGATGGGTTGGATTGCAAGTGCGACTATAGCCACCGGACTGTTTGTTCCCATTTCCATCGGGTTTTCAATTGCTTTAATTTATTTTGGGAGGAAGTTTATTTATAAAAAAATGTGGCCAATGGGAAAAATTTAAAACGTTTTTTCTGTGCAGGGTCCAATACCGGTTTGCCAAAGCCGAGAAAAAATAGGTGCAGGAAAAAAACTTTAGATGCGATCCCTTCCGGGGATCGAAGAAAGGAGTTTCAATGTTGTTACGGATAGTTTTTTTTATGAGTGTTTTAATCTTTTCCAGTCAGGCCTTTGGAGAGGATCAGAAAAATCTGAAAAGCGCCAGGGAAAAAGCAAGCTATTCCATCGGTCTGAATATTGGAAGTGACATGAGAAGTCAGCCTGTGGAGCTTGACCTGGATGCCCTTACTCTGGGAATTAGAGATTCTTTTTCCGGAAAAGAATCAAGACTCTCGGAAGATGAGAGACGAGATGCCATGAATCAGCTTCAGCAGGAAGCCATGGCCAAAGCCAAAGAACAAGCCGAGAAAAACCAGAAAGAAGGGGAAAAATTTCTTGCTGAAAACAAAAAAAAGAAAGGGGTCGTTACACTGGCCAGCGGGCTCCAATATAAAGTCATTAAAAAGGGAAAGGGGGAAAAACCCAA
This genomic stretch from Nitrospiria bacterium harbors:
- a CDS encoding FKBP-type peptidyl-prolyl cis-trans isomerase; the protein is MLLRIVFFMSVLIFSSQAFGEDQKNLKSAREKASYSIGLNIGSDMRSQPVELDLDALTLGIRDSFSGKESRLSEDERRDAMNQLQQEAMAKAKEQAEKNQKEGEKFLAENKKKKGVVTLASGLQYKVIKKGKGEKPKLTDQVTTNYKGTLIDGTEFDSSYGRGEPATFPVNGVIPGWTEALQLMEVGSKWELYVPANLAYGERGAGQKIGPHSTLVFDVELLSIKN